From the Mangifera indica cultivar Alphonso chromosome 10, CATAS_Mindica_2.1, whole genome shotgun sequence genome, one window contains:
- the LOC123228230 gene encoding probable F-box protein At2g36090 codes for MTSSVEVAPPSSSAVTCSISSLHPDILETHILTRLDGPTLASAACVSSQLSSLTAKQTLWTNICRNTWPSTDTPRIQQLISTFAPRGPYSFFSNSFTNPEPDITAATNLDRYHPSELISAVDIYYCNQLVCSKVVETETESGWFMCSPFRVDIVDPKNAVPTPIPYPNTEDTCRDLEEDFMLSWILIDPIRFQAMNLSSYKAVSVQRHWLSGEIQIRFGSILSGGKKGSRSELLHCEIVVTCGGTKGGNMHLREVSLHVEDMEGVHLTGKDSLVIFGRGFEGKRGNVKGREMKGKKRYEEYMEMRRERKEKRLKTEGKLDMFCVACGILIFTFIGIFIFLR; via the coding sequence ATGACTTCCTCCGTTGAAGTAGCACCACCGTCATCCAGCGCCGTCACCTGTTCCATATCCTCCCTCCATCCAGACATCTTGGAAACTCATATCTTAACACGTTTAGACGGCCCTACTCTGGCCTCAGCTGCCTGCGTCTCCTCCCAACTCTCCTCCCTGACTGCTAAACAAACTCTCTGGACAAACATTTGCCGCAACACGTGGCCGTCCACCGACACGCCACGTATTCAACAACTTATCTCCACTTTCGCCCCTCGCGGCCCCTACTCCTTCTTCTCTAACTCCTTCACTAATCCCGAACCCGACATCACCGCCGCCACCAACCTTGATCGTTACCATCCATCAGAGTTAATCTCAGCGGTTGATATTTACTACTGCAACCAGCTCGTTTGTAGTAAAGTTGTCGAAACTGAGACGGAGAGCGGGTGGTTCATGTGCTCTCCGTTTAGAGTTGACATAGTTGACCCGAAAAACGCAGTTCCGACACCGATACCATATCCGAATACGGAGGACACTTGTCGAGATTTGGAAGAAGATTTTATGTTAAGCTGGATCTTGATCGACCCAATTAGATTTCAGGCGATGAATCTATCGAGTTACAAGGCGGTGAGCGTACAGCGTCACTGGCTAAGTGGAGAAATTCAAATCCGGTTCGGTTCGATTTTATCGGGCGGTAAAAAGGGGTCGCGTAGTGAGTTATTGCACTGCGAGATTGTGGTCACGTGCGGCGGGACCAAGGGAGGGAATATGCACTTGAGGGAAGTGAGTTTGCATGTCGAGGATATGGAAGGAGTGCATCTGACTGGAAAGGATAGTTTGGTAATTTTTGGTAGGGGATTCGAGGGTAAAAGGGGAAACGTGAAGGGGAGGGAAatgaagggaaagaaaaggtacGAGGAGTATATGGAaatgagaagagaaagaaaggagaagagaTTGAAGACGGAAGGAAAATTAGATATGTTTTGCGTAGCTTGTGgaatattaatatttacttttattgggatttttatttttttgagataa
- the LOC123227286 gene encoding small RNA-binding protein 11, chloroplastic-like: MAALRKIVKSSTGIESRSLIPPALFISCRAIASKLFVGGLSFSTSDEGLSQTFSQYGQVIEAKVVMDRVSDRSKGFGFVTFASEEEAEKALTGLNGKTINGRVIFVDFAKPKPKDKFESGGMPIARGPPEQLSDRVKVDFFNQQDN; this comes from the exons ATGGCGGCGCTTAGGAAGATTGTTAAATCCTCCACTGGTATCGAAAGCCGTTCCCTTATTCCCCCGGCGCTTTTCATATCTTGCAGAGCTATTGCCTCTAAGCTCTTCGTTGGAG GTTTATCATTTTCCACTTCAGATGAGGGATTATCACAAACATTTTCTCAATACGGTCAAGTTATTGAAg CCAAAGTTGTGATGGACAGAGTTTCAGATAGATCAAAAGGGTTTGGATTTGTGACATTTGCATCAGAAGAAGAGGCCGAGAAAGCCCTCACTGGGTTGAATGGAAAG ACAATTAATGGACGTGTAATATTTGTGGACTTTGCAAAACCCAAACCCAAAGACAAGTTTGAAAGTGGCGGAATGCCCATTGCAAGAGGACCTCCGGAACAATTGTCTGACAGAGTCAAAGTCGATTTCTTCAATCAACAAGACAATTAA
- the LOC123228112 gene encoding uncharacterized protein LOC123228112 isoform X1 translates to MAVKLHYHSFVSSSSSSNPCLSRNSISTCISFRKGAGLEYLVSNCGNARKKNFLRLAMFDKGNYSLNHHLVGCSKNFANLCKSRRVGHFLPLASADDGVTVNGSPQASTDTNVEEIKVKLNQSLQGKDCCDGLVQSLHDAARVFELAIKEQGSQSNMAWLSTWMGVDRNAWIKTLSYQASVYSLLQAASDVSSRGEDRDRDIYVFVQRSLLRQSAPLESIIREKLSAKQPEAYEWFWSEQIPVVVTSFVNYFEEDQRFAAATAVTAKGMSLGSGNASDISLLMLALTCIAAITKLGPAKVSCSQFFSMIPDVTGRFMDMLVDIIPIHKAYDSVKEIGLRREFLVHFGPQASACRVKNDQGSKEVIFWVDLVQKQLQRAIDREKIWSRLTTSESIEVLERDLAIFGFFIALGRSTQSFLSVNGFDVIDDPLEGFIRYLIGGSVLYYPQLSTISSYQLYVEVVCEVLDWLPFYNGNIGTPRQSHGHKSKREGPPNAEAIPQVLDVCSHWIQSFIKYSNWLENPSNVKAAKFLSRGHNKLTDCMKEFGMSKSEMTESTESGTHSPAEKDSDSFDKALESVEEALIRLEKLLQELHLASSSSGKEQLKAACSDLEKIRKLKKETEFLEASFRAKVASLKQGDDDSDSQSSSSEQKIYLKGKKRSTNIMQDWAKSKSRGLLSFFMCLPTRKPEPELSVVDEYGNKYIGLTTSNVGVANSESNEIRRFELLRHELIELEKRVQRSADQSQNEEDIKVLNDGANHSDAARDTQVVQVQKNKSIIERSIDKLKEASTDVWQGTQLLAIDVAAAMGLLRRALVGDELTDKEKKALRRTLTDLASVVPIGLLMLLPVTAVGHAAMLAAIQRYVPALIPSTYGPERLDLLRQLEKVKEMETSEVDPDENVGELI, encoded by the exons ATGGCAGTTAAGTTACATTATCATTCCTTCGTCTCTAGTTCCAG TTCATCAAATCCATGTCTTTCACGAAATTCAATTAGCACATGCATTTCCTTTAGAAAAGGGGCTGGGTTGGAGTACCTAGTTAGTAATTGTGGCAATGCAAGGAAGAAGAACTTTCTGAGACTTGCTATGTTTGATAAAGGAAATTACAGTCTTAATCACCACTTGGTGGGTTGTAGTAAAAATTTTGCGAACCTCTGTAAATCAAGAAGAGTGGGACATTTCTTGCCCCTTGCATCTGCAGATGATGGTGTAACTGTCAATGGAAGTCCTCAAGCAAGTACCGATACCAATGTTGAGGAAATCAAGGTTAAACTAAATCAATCACTCCAAGGCAAAGATTGCTGTGATGGACTTGTTCAATCTTTACACGACGCAGCTAGAGTTTTCGAGCTTGCCATTAAAGAACAAGGCTCACAATCAAACATGGCTTGGCTATCAACTTGGATGGGTGTAGATCGGAATGCATGGATAAAAACACTCTCTTATCAG GCTTCTGTATATTCCTTATTACAAGCTGCAAGTGATGTCTCATCCCGAGGTGAAGATAGAGACAGggatatatatgtttttgtcCAAAGAAG CTTATTGCGACAATCTGCTCCTCTAGAGAGCATAATTAGGGAGAAACTATCAGCCAAGCAACCTGAAGCTTATGAATGGTTTTGGTCTGAGCAAATTCCAGTGGTTGTGACATCCTTTGTGAATTATTTTGAAGAGGACCAGCGTTTTGCTGCTGCTACTGCTGT gACTGCGAAAGGTATGTCCTTGGGCTCTGGAAATGCTAGCGACATTTCACTCCTCATGCTTGCATTGACCTGCATTGCTGCAATCACAAAACTTGGTCCAGCCAAAGTTTCTTGTTCTCAGTTCTTCTCCATGATTCCTGATGTAACTGGTAGATTCATGGACATGCTGGTTGATATTATTCCCATACACAAAGCTTATGATTCTGTAAAAGAAATTGGTCTCCGCAGAGAATTTCTTGTCCATTTTGGTCCTCAGGCTTCGGCATGTAGAGTGAAGAATGATCAGGGTTCCAAAGAGGTTATTTTTTGGGTTGATCTTGTACAGAAGCAGCTTCAGCGAGCCAtagatagagaaaaaatatggtCAAGACTAACGACATCCGAAAGCATTGAG GTTTTGGAGAGAGATTTGGCAATATTTGGATTCTTTATTGCCTTAGGCAGAAGTACACAGTCCTTTCTATCTGTAAATGGATTTGATGTCATAGACGATCCCCTTGAAGGCTTCATTAG GTACCTTATTGGAGGCAGTGTGTTATACTATCCTCAACTCTCAACAATAAGTTCTTATCAATTGTATGTGGAG GTAGTTTGTGAAGTGCTGGATTGGCTTCCTTTCTATAATGGTAACATTGGCACCCCAAGACAGTCCCATGGCCACAAAAGCAAACGAGAAGGTCCCCCTAATGCTGAAGCTATCCCCCAAGTATTAGATGTGTGCTCTCATTGGATTCAGAGCTTTATTAAATACAGTAATTGGCTGGAGAACCCTTCAAATGTTAAGGCAGCAAAATTCTTGTCCAGGGG GCATAACAAGTTGACAGACTGCATGAAAGAATTTGGCATGTCAAA AAGTGAGATGACAGAGAGCACTGAATCTGGAACTCATTCACCAGCTGAGAAAGATTCAGATTCTTTTGATAAG GCATTGGAGAGTGTTGAAGAAGCTCTGATAAGACTTGAAAAATTGCTTCAAGAACTGCATTTGGCAAGTTCTAGTTCTGGAAAAGAGCAACTGAAAGCTGCCTGTTCTGATCttgagaaaataagaaaacttaAGAAGGAGACTGAGTTCCTAGAGGCTTCTTTCAGAGCAAAAGTAGCTTCTCTTAAGCAG GGAGATGATGACAGTGATTCCCAGTCTTCCAGTAGTGAACAGAAAATATACTTGAAGGGCAAAAAGAGAAGCACTAACATAATGCAAGATTGGGCCAAGAG taAATCTCGTGGATTGTTGAGCTTCTTTATGTGCCTTCCCACCAGGAAGCCTGAGCCTGAATTATCCGTTGTCGATGAATAT GGAAATAAATATATTGGGCTGACAACTTCAAACGTAGGCGTTGCAAACTCAGAGTCCAATGAAATTCGCCGCTTTGAACTTCTAAGACATGAGCTTATTGAACTTGAGAAAAGAGTTCAAAGAAGTGCTGATCAGTCACAAAATGAGGAG GATATAAAGGTTCTGAATGATGGTGCTAACCACAGTGATGCAGCTAGAGACACTCAAGTGGTCCAGGTTCAGAAGAACAAAAGTATCATTGAAAGATCAATTGACAAACTAAAAGAAGCTAGCACG GATGTCTGGCAAGGAACTCAGCTTCTGGCTATTGATGTTGCTGCTGCCATGGGGTTGCTTAGGAGGGCACTGGTTGGAGATGAATTAACagacaaagaaaagaaagctcTCCGGCGAACTCTCACTGACTTAGCATCTGTAGTACCTATTGGTCTTTTAATGCTTCTGCCT GTTACTGCAGTTGGTCATGCAGCCATGTTGGCTGCTATTCAGAGATATGTGCCAGCTTTG ATACCTTCCACCTATGGACCAGAAAGGCTAGATCTCTTGAGGCAGCTTGAGAAAGTTAAGGAAATGGAAACCAGTGAAGTGGACCCTGATGAAAATGTGGGTGAACTAATCTGA
- the LOC123228112 gene encoding uncharacterized protein LOC123228112 isoform X2 encodes MAVKLHYHSFVSSSSSSNPCLSRNSISTCISFRKGAGLEYLVSNCGNARKKNFLRLAMFDKGNYSLNHHLVGCSKNFANLCKSRRVGHFLPLASADDGVTVNGSPQASTDTNVEEIKVKLNQSLQGKDCCDGLVQSLHDAARVFELAIKEQGSQSNMAWLSTWMGVDRNAWIKTLSYQASVYSLLQAASDVSSRGEDRDRDIYVFVQRSLLRQSAPLESIIREKLSAKQPEAYEWFWSEQIPVVVTSFVNYFEEDQRFAAATAVTAKGMSLGSGNASDISLLMLALTCIAAITKLGPAKVSCSQFFSMIPDVTGRFMDMLVDIIPIHKAYDSVKEIGLRREFLVHFGPQASACRVKNDQGSKEVIFWVDLVQKQLQRAIDREKIWSRLTTSESIEVLERDLAIFGFFIALGRSTQSFLSVNGFDVIDDPLEGFIRYLIGGSVLYYPQLSTISSYQLYVEVVCEVLDWLPFYNGNIGTPRQSHGHKSKREGPPNAEAIPQVLDVCSHWIQSFIKYSNWLENPSNVKAAKFLSRGHNKLTDCMKEFGMSKSEMTESTESGTHSPAEKDSDSFDKALESVEEALIRLEKLLQELHLASSSSGKEQLKAACSDLEKIRKLKKETEFLEASFRAKVASLKQGDDDSDSQSSSSEQKIYLKGKKRSTNIMQDWAKSKSRGLLSFFMCLPTRKPEPELSVVDEYGNKYIGLTTSNVGVANSESNEIRRFELLRHELIELEKRVQRSADQSQNEEDIKVLNDGANHSDAARDTQVVQVQKNKSIIERSIDKLKEASTL; translated from the exons ATGGCAGTTAAGTTACATTATCATTCCTTCGTCTCTAGTTCCAG TTCATCAAATCCATGTCTTTCACGAAATTCAATTAGCACATGCATTTCCTTTAGAAAAGGGGCTGGGTTGGAGTACCTAGTTAGTAATTGTGGCAATGCAAGGAAGAAGAACTTTCTGAGACTTGCTATGTTTGATAAAGGAAATTACAGTCTTAATCACCACTTGGTGGGTTGTAGTAAAAATTTTGCGAACCTCTGTAAATCAAGAAGAGTGGGACATTTCTTGCCCCTTGCATCTGCAGATGATGGTGTAACTGTCAATGGAAGTCCTCAAGCAAGTACCGATACCAATGTTGAGGAAATCAAGGTTAAACTAAATCAATCACTCCAAGGCAAAGATTGCTGTGATGGACTTGTTCAATCTTTACACGACGCAGCTAGAGTTTTCGAGCTTGCCATTAAAGAACAAGGCTCACAATCAAACATGGCTTGGCTATCAACTTGGATGGGTGTAGATCGGAATGCATGGATAAAAACACTCTCTTATCAG GCTTCTGTATATTCCTTATTACAAGCTGCAAGTGATGTCTCATCCCGAGGTGAAGATAGAGACAGggatatatatgtttttgtcCAAAGAAG CTTATTGCGACAATCTGCTCCTCTAGAGAGCATAATTAGGGAGAAACTATCAGCCAAGCAACCTGAAGCTTATGAATGGTTTTGGTCTGAGCAAATTCCAGTGGTTGTGACATCCTTTGTGAATTATTTTGAAGAGGACCAGCGTTTTGCTGCTGCTACTGCTGT gACTGCGAAAGGTATGTCCTTGGGCTCTGGAAATGCTAGCGACATTTCACTCCTCATGCTTGCATTGACCTGCATTGCTGCAATCACAAAACTTGGTCCAGCCAAAGTTTCTTGTTCTCAGTTCTTCTCCATGATTCCTGATGTAACTGGTAGATTCATGGACATGCTGGTTGATATTATTCCCATACACAAAGCTTATGATTCTGTAAAAGAAATTGGTCTCCGCAGAGAATTTCTTGTCCATTTTGGTCCTCAGGCTTCGGCATGTAGAGTGAAGAATGATCAGGGTTCCAAAGAGGTTATTTTTTGGGTTGATCTTGTACAGAAGCAGCTTCAGCGAGCCAtagatagagaaaaaatatggtCAAGACTAACGACATCCGAAAGCATTGAG GTTTTGGAGAGAGATTTGGCAATATTTGGATTCTTTATTGCCTTAGGCAGAAGTACACAGTCCTTTCTATCTGTAAATGGATTTGATGTCATAGACGATCCCCTTGAAGGCTTCATTAG GTACCTTATTGGAGGCAGTGTGTTATACTATCCTCAACTCTCAACAATAAGTTCTTATCAATTGTATGTGGAG GTAGTTTGTGAAGTGCTGGATTGGCTTCCTTTCTATAATGGTAACATTGGCACCCCAAGACAGTCCCATGGCCACAAAAGCAAACGAGAAGGTCCCCCTAATGCTGAAGCTATCCCCCAAGTATTAGATGTGTGCTCTCATTGGATTCAGAGCTTTATTAAATACAGTAATTGGCTGGAGAACCCTTCAAATGTTAAGGCAGCAAAATTCTTGTCCAGGGG GCATAACAAGTTGACAGACTGCATGAAAGAATTTGGCATGTCAAA AAGTGAGATGACAGAGAGCACTGAATCTGGAACTCATTCACCAGCTGAGAAAGATTCAGATTCTTTTGATAAG GCATTGGAGAGTGTTGAAGAAGCTCTGATAAGACTTGAAAAATTGCTTCAAGAACTGCATTTGGCAAGTTCTAGTTCTGGAAAAGAGCAACTGAAAGCTGCCTGTTCTGATCttgagaaaataagaaaacttaAGAAGGAGACTGAGTTCCTAGAGGCTTCTTTCAGAGCAAAAGTAGCTTCTCTTAAGCAG GGAGATGATGACAGTGATTCCCAGTCTTCCAGTAGTGAACAGAAAATATACTTGAAGGGCAAAAAGAGAAGCACTAACATAATGCAAGATTGGGCCAAGAG taAATCTCGTGGATTGTTGAGCTTCTTTATGTGCCTTCCCACCAGGAAGCCTGAGCCTGAATTATCCGTTGTCGATGAATAT GGAAATAAATATATTGGGCTGACAACTTCAAACGTAGGCGTTGCAAACTCAGAGTCCAATGAAATTCGCCGCTTTGAACTTCTAAGACATGAGCTTATTGAACTTGAGAAAAGAGTTCAAAGAAGTGCTGATCAGTCACAAAATGAGGAG GATATAAAGGTTCTGAATGATGGTGCTAACCACAGTGATGCAGCTAGAGACACTCAAGTGGTCCAGGTTCAGAAGAACAAAAGTATCATTGAAAGATCAATTGACAAACTAAAAGAAGCTAGCACG TTGTAG